The window CacataagtgctttctatctaacattgagacacattcacacacattcatactgcatcggagagcaacttggggtcagtatcttgtccaaggatatTTATCATGCAGACTGGAACAGCCGGAGATGAAACCCCCAACCTTCCCAATCACTTGATGacctctacctcctgagctaaaCATGGAAACGAGACATGTTGGTTACGGCATATAGTTGTAAAAAGGGTTTCTGGCTACGTTGGAAGTTACCATATAGATTTCTCTCGCGCTAGCTTGCATGGTCTGGTTCTATGCTCTCTAAGTGAACACAATTATCATGGCCCTCCTCCATAGGCACCTTTATTCCACAACTTTAAACAGCTGTGCTCCCCTGGATTAGCCCTAATCCATCAGTGAAATGTGCCGATTATGACTGAGGGACATGCACTTGGGGCACAAGTCACACCTTATACTCTTAATGTCACACAGGTTTGCCTAAGAAGCTTTGGATGTTACGCTGTTTCTTTTCTATAACAGGTGGAAATGAACAGCAACTAAGCTCTCCCACAGTGCAGGGTTTTCCCAGTCCCCTAGCTCTGGAAGTCAGACAGAAATTGTCCACACCACACTTTCCCCCTGTCTTTACTCTCTGGCAAGTCTGACATAACTTCCAACAAGGTCAAATTTTGCATTGGAAAATAAAATTTCAgttccattttatttaaatagtgcCAAGTTTTGCACCGGCCTGTGTAGGAGAGACAAAAGCAATCCCTGAGAGGGGTATGGGGACCAGCTCTCTTCTGGCAAGGTAAGGTGACACACGTATGCTAGACTATGTGGAAATCAGGGATTTGAAGAAGCCACGCATGCATAGTGTTTATATAGCTACAATGGCAAGTAGGGCGTGGCCACCACAGGTGATGTGTCTTAGAGTATCCATGTCATCAGTCCTCATACATATGGAATATGTGTAGGGTTTCCAGAGTGTCCACACAATAGAGAACAAAACAGTATCATTGTAATGAATCCACTTTTGACCAATAATGCAAGGCAAAACTGGATGTGGTTTTGATTTCAGGTGTGTTCAGTCACATTACCACAGGTGTATGAAATCAAACAACTCTCGgcttttacaaacatttgtaaaaGAATTGGTCGAACGGTAAATGGATACTACAGTCCCAGCAAGTCAGTGTGTGAAATTTTCTTCTCTGCTAGATATTCCACAATCAGCTGTAAGTGGTTTTACTGCAGAGTGGAAACATTCAGGAAGTGTAGGAAACCAGAGGCTTTGTGATGCATGATCATCACAAAACCCGACAACATGAAGTGTCTGAGAATTATGTAAAGAGACAGAAGAAATTGAAATGGATAGCTTCTGTACCTGCCAGGTATTTTAAAACCATATTTTCTACCAAGAAGGTTTTCACTTTAGTTAAGGAATAGAGCTGGGTTAAATAACTCTAGATTTATACTTATTTTAAGTAGAAAACATACTaggcttaaaaaaaatgtattttagcgGTTTCATTTGTTAATAGCTGtatatgttattattattattattattattattattattattattattattattatcattattttactagttaaacaaaaacagaaagttaaggcattaagaaaaaatatttagtttttgagAAAACCTTTGCATTGCATTATAATCCAATATTATTCTAATATTTCTCTGTAAAAACTTTAAGCTTCATTGCCTGATTTAGTTGGTGAATTATAagaatttatttaaatgacTGTCAAATGTCCAAAGTCACTTTGCTGGTCTCCTTTCCTGTCGTCTCTGTTCTTATCTGTTTTTCCAGCCCAGAGGAATCCTGTGTGCTTCAACACTTATCACGTCCATTCAGCCACACACTGACACAGCTTTAACCATGTAAGGGCCTCAGCTATCCATGGCAGTCTATTATAGGAGGGTAGGAGATAAGATAACACAGGCTATACATAAAACCCTCCATCATCACCTGGATTGGAGTAATCCTACATTCAGACATGGTAAGCCAGTCACTGTTTTTAGTCTTTATGGTGATTTAGGAATCTTGAAgatgctgtgtatttaaaaacattatttacgTACTGCGAAATCAGTTGTTTTGATCCGTTCAGTGCCCTCTGTAggattatatataatatatacttttttcttcATCTCAGGCAAGCAAGAAAGCTTCCAACAAGAGGCAGAGGGGAGGACAGAAATCCTCCTCAAATgtcttttccatgtttgagcAGTCTCAGATACAGGAGTTCAAGGAGGTAAAGTACCGGCTTATGACACCAATTCcttaaaaatgaattcaaattcatatttaacttatttttcattgttgtttAAAGCCTACTGCAAGACTAAAtagaaattttaaaatgaccTGTTAGTTAAAATGAAATGTTAGTTATTTTAACCAACTTCAAAAGAAACGCAAAGTTCCCAACATCCAAGAAAAAGCATCAGGTTTTCACGTTTTTTATCCTCTGTCTGAAAGAAATGTGTTCAAAGTATTTCTAAACGTATTGACAGTTGGCCTctaaatgtgttatttattaaaagtaaaACATCATTTTTCAGTTATAAAACTCTTTCTATGATTCAAAAATAGTTATGTGCCACAGATGTGTTCTTCATCCTACAGGCGTTTGGTTGCATTGACCAAGACAGAGACGGTGTTATCAAAAAACAGGACCTGAAGGAAACTTATGCACAACTGGGTAATTTCTTTACTTCCaacatttgatcttttacatATTTCAAAGGTGGAAAATAGGTATAAACTGATAGCAAATAAACTACAATAAGTGAAAGCTGTAATGATGTTGACCTGCTACTGTTACTGCATTTAGTAAATGTATATTggcatgtctctgtgtgtttttgtgtaccAGGGAAGCTAAATGTCAAAGAGGAGGAGTTGGATGAAATGTTGAATGAAGGGAAGGGTCCCATCAACTTTACTGTATTTCTGACACTTTTTGGGGAGAAACTTAGTGGTGAGAGATTTACAGATGTTCAAAGAGATCTTTGAAATTCCTGTGAGGTGCTTTCAGGTGATGGATGATGATATTTGATCTTCCTCCAGGTACTGATCCTGAAGACACCATACTAGCAGCCTTCAAACTTTTTGACCCCAATGGAACAGGCTTTGTTAATAAGGATGAGTAAGACAGCAATTAGCTTTCACATTGTTGCAAATGGGCTGTAATGGTATAATATTTTATATTGCTCtcctttaatttttgtttttgattattttttagaTTTAGACGACTACTGATGAATCAGGCTGATAAATTCACAGCAGAGgaggtttgtgttttgtttttgacagattctcatataattttaaagatattttttaACAGACAAACTCTTTATAAACCTACAGGTGGATCAGGCCTTCGCTCTCGCTCCCATAGATCCAACTGGAAACATTGACTACAAGTCTCTCTGCTACATCATCACACATGGAGATGAGAAGGAAGAATCATGAATGGCACAGTTGTGTGAAGGCATGTCGTAAAGTCCAACTAAACCCATTTTACCTTGGCTGTTAATAATTTGACCTGTCTGCAGTGCAGTGTTGTCCTTGAGTTAGTGAAAGCAATAAGCCCTATGCCCAGTACATGTGAACTTAACTGAAATCTAAGCCCAATGAGATGTGGGAGGAATAATCAAGCATGATTTTAAGATGGGGAATCCTTTTCTGACACATGGTCACAGGACCGCATGGTGTGAGAAGAAGGTAAGAATTTTTGCTCtagaaatcatttttaaaatggcaTAAATTGTAAATGACAGATACGTGTATGTGCTTTATAGAGGAGTTTTGTCAAGTTTCATGAAGTTTTTTGTATATTGAATGTTCAGGAACTCAGTTTTTCTTTTCGTTGCTTCAAGGCAACGTTATGAAATAACGTCTTCTTGGAGGGAAACTTTGCTAACATTGTGTTGGAATGTAATCATATGTTACTTCATGTATTTGTGCACATATTTGTGCTCATTTTACATGTTGCTGATGTGATGACTCTTGCACATTGGGATGCCATCAAAACAAGTCTCCCTTTCAGAGACAGTTGCCAGGCCACAAGAGATATGGGTGATTATGATAAGCCAAGATTCAGCCTCTTCTGAATcacatgataataataataatggattgcatttatatagcgcttttcgggacccctcaaagcgctttacaataccactattcattcatgTCTCCTGTATTTCTGTAATGCTTTAGATATAATTATTGATGTGTGTGGGCAACTGTGTATGGcacatcttttattttatttaacaacTTTCCTTTcaacttttttgtttcaaatgtgttttatatttggtaaatggtaaatggcctgtatttgtatagcgcttttactagtcccccctagggaccccaaaccgctttacacacccagccatccacccattcacacacacattcacacactggtggaggcaagctacagttgtagccacagctgccctggggcagactgacagaagcgaggctgccatatcgcgccatcggcccttctggccaacaccagtaggcagtaggtgaagtgtcttgcccaaggacacaacgaccgagactgtcctcgaactggcaaccttccgattacaaggcgaactcccaactcttgaaccACAATCGCcctattatatttatatataaaaatgatTGGATTGGATCAAATAAAACATCAATCAACCATAAATATCATATCAACCATATATCAAACCTCAAATACATCAATTAAGaatacaaaatagaaaaaaacaacaacagcaaaaacccAGACCAAATCCTGATGACCATGAATCCATAAATGGCAATGACATTATCTTATATTCTCTGCTTACAAAAAAGATATGGCATTATATATTCTTATTGTACTATTATTTTTGTTCCTATGTTGAGAGAGCTGCAAGAACACTGATGAATTACTTTCACTTCAACCCTTTCTGACTTTGGTGTCCTATTTAAAGTACAAAAACAAGAATGCATCTGTAATCAAAATACGAAATACATCTCATCTGTTATTTAGAAGTCTGTTGAGTATGATGTCTTTTTTGAGAACATTTCCTTTTTTATAACAGATTTGATGTTAGTTTTTACTAAAATtgagtcatttttaaaaaaataaatctaacaacaacaaacaaatatatatataaaaatacatatatacttTTTAAGAATTAAAAGTAAAGAAGGTGGCCCTGACTGCATTCAttgcagccacaggcactgctgtttcatttttttgggGGTACTGTTGCCACGGAtacaacaacaaacatccacATAAACTGCAGAGCCACTTTCTTACCAACATATCAGCCAAGTCTACAAGAGAACAAGGAGTGTGTGAAGTCCGGAAAGGCAAGCTCCTCTTTCAGCTACAAGAGCGACTGTGCATGTTTGCATCCACATGACTGAGAGTTTTGGTTTTGATTTGGTTTTTTTCTGATATTTGTACTTCTGCTATCAAAGATGCCAATTGCATCTGGAGCTGCAGGCAGGGTGGATGTAGGAATAGACACAAGCAAAACATGGACACCACAAggactgaaaaggaaaacaaattctACCCACAGAAAAAACGACTCCTATCTGCAAAGGTGAGATTACTACAGATAGTGATCAAATGTAACTGCATCTTTTTAAATATGCTTGATCAACAACATTTATAGCCTCGTCTGAAGACAAATCACTGGACAAAACTGTGACTATTTCATCATTAGATgaaattgtgttattgtttaaCACAAACTGAACAGCAGTACTTTATAATACAGCAACTTAAGATGTTTTTGCTGTGAAACTGCAACTGTATTCGTCATTCGTCTGTCTTACAAATGAATACTCTGCATATACTGCTGGTTTTATTTGTCTGGTTTTATGATGACCAGCTGGCTCATGTTAGAGGCAAGACTGCTCTTAATGGAATAACCATTGCATTAAACTATGTTGTACTGTAGACCTGCTGGCCTTTATTGCTAGGAGATAAAGGCATCCTAATTTAACTCTGTCCATTTGAATCAACAGCAACCTGTTTGTCATCCGAACTGGGCAGAGGAGACGCAGATGTTTGACACTAATTCCACTCATAAATATTTCACCATCCCGTTTGTTTTTCCAAACCGGGTTACAAAAAGAAGAGACAAAAAGACTTGAAAGCTGTGACACACAGTTAGATCATTTTTTATTTGGACAGTGAGCGTTTTTGTAGTTTTACCTCTGTACCACACCAAAGGACATTTTAATTCAACCAATCAAAACGAAGATTCTTTTACTCAATAGTTAAGATCAATTTAACATTAGCTATTTAGAAATCACAGCCATATTATACATAGTATCCCATTTTCATAGgtttaaaatgagtttgacaaacaaatatagTTTTATACATAAAGACTGGTTTTGATACTTGGCTGAAAATCCTTTGCACTCACCGACTAAGTCTAGAAACCATggacatcaccaaatgctgtatttcctcccttgagatgctcttttctttttctgcagtCACTTATAGTTGTTCCTTGTTTGTTGGCCTTTCTGCCTTCAGCTTTGCATTTTTTATAACTGAAAAGCTGCTCTACTAGGTTCAGATCAGGTAACTGACTTCTTAGCCTTTCTTTGCTTTGAGAAACTCTTGGTTTGCTTTTGCCGTTTGCTTTAGGTAATTgtccatttgcactgtgaagcaCACTCTGATCAGTTTGCAGCATCGTCACATGCTCACCTAACCTATAAACACCAATAACCCAGTTCCACTGGCACATCTCCATAATTTCTCATTATTTTTGTACAAGTTCATCTTGGTTTccaaagattttattttttccagaatTGTGCATTTagatgtttttttggttttcttagtCTAACCAGTGGCTGTTGATTGTAGACTTTGACAATATCGCACCTACCTCCTCCAGTTTGTTCTTGGCTTGTCTAGATGTTTCAAAGCTGTTTTCATAATAATTCTGTCATTGTGCACTTCAGTTGCCTTCTGTGGTCTTTTAACCCTTTCGGTGTTGCTGAGCTGGCCAGaggatttcttctttttaagaaaCTTTGTACACATCGGCGATTTGGCCATTAAAGGCTTTTTTTCACCAACATTTCTGTTAACCTTATATTGAGAGTTCCAGTGAAACAAATACAAGTTTAGCACATGGAATTAACTCGTGCTATTTTATCTGCTCCAGTTTTCATAAATTATGGCAACAGACCTTGCAAGATCACAAAACTGTGTCTGAGGACCATGTATAAAAATAGCTGTATATTAACTGCGTTAAGGGTCTTGGTTAACCccttgaatgaaaacaagaatATTCTTATCTGAATACTTATGGGCCAAACTATAAAACACAAAGTCATTCATCTGACTGCAGAGTTTCTTAGCTATGATTTCTACTTTGTCATTAATACTTGCAGATATCAGGAACTCAAAGCACAACAGAGAAAAGGGGACTCCTTGCAGGTGAGTACTTCCATCAGTCAAAGGCCGACTGGTTTAAAGGTTTTCAGACAGAATTTCATTGATTCAAACTTGTTTTTAAACAGAGCACTCAGGACAAATCAGAACCCAGCGATCACAAAAATGATGGTGAGATCATTGACAGTttgacaaacaaacagaaaatatcaGGACACGCAACATTCAAAAAGTCTCCCTAAAACAAATGCTTCTTCAATCTGCTTTAAGGGTCCAAAGAGGAAGTCCCAGAGAAAAATGGAAGCCATGAGGATGAAATTTCAGAAAAACCATCCAGTGAGAAGCCATCTAAAAAGTCTGTTCTGTGCGTTATACTGTGAAGCAGTTACAGCTCATGTTGTCATTAAATGAACTGGACTGTCACGCACAACAACGTTAACATTCATTATTCAAGTGTCAAACTCGTGGGCTTTTTTTGAAAAGCAGACGAGGTCAAATTTCCCTTTTGAATAACAAATGCTAAGCTGCTGTCAGTTTTGAACTCAAATGTGTTTGTTCGTTCAAGCTGACTGAGAACTAGCACGGTTTGGTAGTTATCGGCGTGAATTCTTTTGCAGTATTACACGGCAACACCTGAATTCATTTGTACAGTACAACATTTGTACCATGGGCTTTTGACAtgtagacaaacaaacaaaccaaaaaacacaacaagtaGAACACATTTAAGTCGACAAATTACACATTCATCAAGccagtttttttaaaccagtgGCTCATCTGCAATCACACATTTCACATCAGTAAACACTGTGCTCAGTAGTTTGGGGTCACTTAATGCGTCTTTGTTTCTGAGtcaaaaaaaaatgcttgttttcatttaatatgAAATGTTGATGAAAAGGTTGTAGAATCAGGAGAATTTAAAATCATAACTTATGATTGCAGCAATGTTGTTCATGTATTACAAACACACTGCTACCTACCACAAATGTATCAAATTTATCATGTTAGCACAGCTGAAAACTGTTGTACCCTTTAAAGAAGCAGTTTAGTTGGTTTATTGAGTGCATGAAGCTTTGTTGCATTATAGTTTTTAAAATCCTAAAGTTGTTTTACTGGACGTGTTTGAGACTATGATCAAACCGACAGGTGCTGTTGCTCCATACACTTAATGCTTCTGTAATcagtagggggaaaaaaataatcactTAGCCTTTTCATATGTTGAACTCGCATTATTTAAATCAATGTGCCACTGGAACACTGCAGTAATCATTGCTGAAACAAAATGTCTCTGtattttctaaaaaataaaaaatatagaaCATGCTGTGTGACCCCAAACTCTTTTTTAAAGCAGCAGTAAACACAGGGAGCTTGCCTTTTTCAGTTCCTCATAATGTTCAATATTGCACTTGTGTTATCTATGAATCACTGAGACTTCCCTATCTTTAGCTGTACCTaagttttcacagttttttaaaTCTACTGTTGTGCTTTCCCAGTCAGTTACAGCCAGAGAGAAAACACTGGAGGaccactgcattttttttttccagtagaTATTCTCCAACACAAGACTGAGGATCTCAGtcgctgttgctgctgctgtcatcTCTCACCACCATGTTGCTGtacttcttctgctgctgctctttgaATGTCTCCTTCACCTTTGCCCTCTTGAGGCCTCCATCCCTGCATGCAGACAGAACTAAACGATTATTCAGTGTCATACGTTTCCCTATGGCCaggtcataaaaaaaaaagaagaaaaaaaagagctgacTGACACTTGATTAGCATTCAGACAAAGGACTACATCTTTCTCTGTTACTCTTGTCTGTGAAATCATTAAATTAGAATCACTTTAAAAGGGATGAGGTAAGAGCTTACCATTGCAGATCTACCAGCCCTCCCTGGTGAGCGATGGCTGACTTCACTCTGTTGGCAAACTGGACAGCATCTTCACCCTCCTGACATTTTTTGGGGGAAATAAAACTGTGTGAATCCGTTTATTGTCACAAATAAAAGCAGTTTTATTATAAAGACTAAAGACCAACAGTCAATTTAAGCAAGTTAGGCAAGTTGAAGTCTCAAGAAAACAAATGTGATCCGAGTTAAAGTCCTCCTAAGTCTATACAGATATGTACATAGACTTCATTCATCACATGTTACACACACCTGTTGGTGCATGGCTGGCAGGTACCAGACATTGCATACAAGGGCCCAGCTGGTCATCATCCTCAGCAGGTAACTGACCATGCTGTGCTTGGAACTGTTCCAGAAAGCATCTCCAAACTTTGGGTCATACTaggaaaagtttaaaaagcACAGAGACAAGCATTAAGTAGCAGAAATGTGTGACCTAAAGGGCTCAAATATATATGACTGAGAGATGAAGGAGGAATGCTAGACTGGGCTGAAGTACCTTAATGGCGACTGGGTATATTGTTGTTCCAATTTCAAAACTTCCCTTTTTAAACATCATGACAGATGTGTTGTTAATACAAGTTCCTATAGAAACAGGAGATTAAACAGACAGCTGTGTGAGCTTCTTCCAAACCCACATAGAAAATATCTGCTCGTGTGTCACAGCTCAGTGGCCAGACTGCCATCAGACACGGAGCTAAAATAACAGCTCTCACTCAGGCTTTTCTTTGATGATACAAAGATCAAACTGCAGTGGATAAAGTAACTTTATCTGTCTACTTGGTGACGCTTACCCTCTGGAAATATCAATATAGGAAGCTTTTTTTTGTCGTTCACATGGTCTTTCAACCTGGAAACAACAGAACAGGTAATAGAAACCatttataaatacacacaataaaaaatacattcaacaattagaatGAGTGCCTTATTGAGAAGGGATTAAAGTAAAGAGACTGGAATCTAAACTGCAGTGAATCCAGCATCAGCGTTCCAAAACATACTCGTTCTTGTTTTGACGATAATACGTTTCTACTTCCAAGCAAAAGACCTGAAAGAAACGTGTTGAAGTGAGGGAGTGAAATATGAACCTTTTGGTCACTAGATGGCGATCTTTCATCTCTGACCTCTCAAACCAGACATGAGGACAGGATCTCACCATGGCTCTCTGAATAATTCCCATCAGGCCTCCATGGACCTGACCCACCTAGGAAACACATAATGCAAAGAAATAGTTTTACAACAAATCAGTTTCTTTATATGTAAAACTCCAAATAAGTTGATTTGAGGGTGACTTCTTTGCATACCATAGCATAGCAGCCATCTGTGCACAGAATCACAATGTCAATCGGAGAAGTATGATTGGCAACACAGATTCCTccttttttgggtttgttttcccTGCAGAGGAAATGACAACACTGAAATCAAAGACAAAGGGTAAAACCAGTCTTTTTTAAGGATGTGGTACATAACAGGAAAGCATTTGTACCTGTTGTGATAGCGAATCGTGGCAGAGAGTCCTCGAGCACAGATTCTGTAACACATCACGTGGACCAACTCACTGAGCCAGAACTTtatcctaaaaataaatatttacaaggaaaaaaaatgacacacTGTTGAGAAAAGATTTCCATTATAGTACTTTTTCTAATgtataagataaaaaaaaacaaaacatttttagtcACCTCCAGTTTGGAAGCAATCCAACTGCAGATGTTCCTATTACCAACCAGCTAACACCGATGATGGTCAACGTTATTctggagagagagtgacacaTTTCACCTTCAAGCAGCAGGTCAGTTGGAGTTTAGAGTTTTTATTGAAACTTAACAGAAATATAAATTACTGCATGTTATGTaaaaaatgaatttgaattgcaTATTTTTATGGCATTAACTTCTTCCTCTCATACAGCTT is drawn from Maylandia zebra isolate NMK-2024a linkage group LG12, Mzebra_GT3a, whole genome shotgun sequence and contains these coding sequences:
- the LOC106677009 gene encoding myosin regulatory light chain 2, atrial isoform, with the translated sequence MASKKASNKRQRGGQKSSSNVFSMFEQSQIQEFKEAFGCIDQDRDGVIKKQDLKETYAQLGKLNVKEEELDEMLNEGKGPINFTVFLTLFGEKLSGTDPEDTILAAFKLFDPNGTGFVNKDEFRRLLMNQADKFTAEEVDQAFALAPIDPTGNIDYKSLCYIITHGDEKEES
- the agpat9l gene encoding glycerol-3-phosphate acyltransferase 3-like — encoded protein: MDDFWAGALWTLKIWLYLVIILIMIPSMFGFSLGISEIYMTILVKTLEWATLNIQKANSDEGTLKPSSSNGLIQRENGSMEKELEELRRSRPKPPVGGDFTLSDCFYFTRQGIESIVDDEVTQRFTSEELVSWNLLTRTNNDFQYISLKLTLVYGLGIIVRYCILAPLRITLTIIGVSWLVIGTSAVGLLPNWRIKFWLSELVHVMCYRICARGLSATIRYHNRENKPKKGGICVANHTSPIDIVILCTDGCYAMVGQVHGGLMGIIQRAMVRSCPHVWFERSEMKDRHLVTKRLKDHVNDKKKLPILIFPEGTCINNTSVMMFKKGSFEIGTTIYPVAIKYDPKFGDAFWNSSKHSMVSYLLRMMTSWALVCNVWYLPAMHQQEGEDAVQFANRVKSAIAHQGGLVDLQWDGGLKRAKVKETFKEQQQKKYSNMVVRDDSSSNSD
- the LOC143421508 gene encoding uncharacterized protein LOC143421508 encodes the protein MPIASGAAGRVDVGIDTSKTWTPQGLKRKTNSTHRKNDSYLQRYQELKAQQRKGDSLQSTQDKSEPSDHKNDGSKEEVPEKNGSHEDEISEKPSSEKPSKKSVLCVIL